One window of Nicotiana tomentosiformis chromosome 11, ASM39032v3, whole genome shotgun sequence genomic DNA carries:
- the LOC104085166 gene encoding probable calcium-binding protein CML13: MVKDLSNDQISSMKEAFTLFDTDGDGKIAPSELGILMRSLGGNPTQAQLKSIIAEEKLTSPFDFNRFLDLMSKHLKPEPFDRQLRDAFKVLDKDGTGFVVVSDLKHILTSIGEKLEPAEFDEWIREVVVGSDGKIRYEDFIARMVAK; this comes from the coding sequence ATGGTGAAAGATCTGAGCAACGATCAAATATCCTCCATGAAGGAGGCATTCACTCTCTTTGACACCGACGGCGACGGCAAAATTGCTCCATCGGAGCTAGGGATCCTAATGAGATCACTCGGTGGTAACCCGACCCAAGCTCAACTCAAATCAATAATCGCCGAGGAAAAACTCACCTCGCCGTTCGATTTCAACCGATTTTTAGACCTCATGTCAAAACACCTCAAACCGGAGCCATTTGATCGCCAATTGCGCGACGCGTTCAAGGTCCTTGATAAAGACGGCACTGGTTTCGTCGTCGTTTCGGATCTAAAGCATATTTTAACGAGTATTGGTGAGAAGCTTGAGCCTGCGGAATTTGATGAGTGGATCCGAGAAGTTGTTGTTGGATCCGATGGGAAGATCCGGTATGAGGATTTCATTGCTAGGATGGTTGCCAAGTGA